From a single Myxocyprinus asiaticus isolate MX2 ecotype Aquarium Trade chromosome 33, UBuf_Myxa_2, whole genome shotgun sequence genomic region:
- the LOC127424190 gene encoding microtubule-associated protein RP/EB family member 1-like isoform X1, producing MKQQPVLSHHIKVKSFSGPNPLSVKFIGFVSGMAVNVYSTSVTSENLSRHDMLTWINESLQMNHAKIEQLCSGAAYCQFMDMLFPSSVPLKKVKFQAKLEHEYIHNFKLLQASFKKMGVSKIIPVDKLVKGKFQDNFEFVQWFKKFFDANYDGKEYDPVGARQGQDTADKQSPAAATANKPRKVTSAPQRSATAPKSAPKTAPTAMRCAGGGDEDKGALTQMVNDLKATIADMEKERDFYFGKLRNIELICQEKEGEGDPTLQRIMDILYATDEGFVIPENDAGEPEEF from the exons ATGAAACAGCAGCCGGTTCTTTCACATCACATCAAAGTTAAGAGTTTTTCTGGACCAAAC CCACTTTCAGTTAAATTCATCGGTTTtgtctcaggcatggctgtgaacGTGTACTCGACATCAGTGACAAGTGAGAACCTGAGCCGCCATGACATGCTCACATGGATAAACGAGTCTTTACAGATGAACCATGCCAAGATCGAGCAACTGTGCTCAG GTGCTGCGTACTGTCAGTTCATGGACATGTTGTTCCCATCaagtgttccactgaagaaagtcaaatTCCAGGCCAAACTTGAGCACGAATACATTCATAACTTCAAACTCCTTCAAGCCAGCTTCAAGAAGATGGGAGTTAGCAAA ATTATCCCTGTTGACAAGCTTGTGAAAGGCAAGTTCCAGGATAACTTTGAGTTTGTGCAGTGGTTTAAGAAGTTCTTTGATGCAAACTATGATGGGAAAGAATATGACCCGGTTGGAGCACGGCAGGGACAAGATACAGCCGACAAACAGAGTCCAGCGGCAGCCACAGCCAACAAGCCAAGGAAAGTCACCTCAG CTCCACAGCGTTCAGCCACAGCACCCAAGTCTGCACCAAAGACAGCTCCAACTGCAATGCGCTGTGCAGGAGGTGGGGATGAAGACAAAGGAGCACTTACTCAGATG GTAAATGACCTGAAGGCCACCATTGCAGACATGGAGAAGGAAAGGGATTTCTATTTCGGCAAACTCAGAAACATTGAGCTCATCTGCCAAGAGAAGGAGGGTGAGGGTGACCCAACACTTCAAAGGATCATGGATATTCTGTACGCCACAGAT GAAGGTTTTGTAATTCCGGAGAATGATGCAGGTGAACCGGAAGAGTTTTGA
- the suv39h1a gene encoding histone-lysine N-methyltransferase SUV39H1-A, with the protein MAQILKDCRVSCKLSWGDIQALCCRERLVCKQLSVTKNNFNDYEVEYLCNYKKYKGREFFLVKWKGYAECENTWEPLKNLKCPILLHQFRQDMKTALLEANEPLDSASLSAPIVSILLKKVKQHIKLQKWEGLMNQTCRQKGRIFVSNDVDLEGPPKDFTYINDNKFGKGVEVHPVTVGCECENCLSQPVNGCCPGLMSHRRAYNDSRQVKVIPGVPIYECNSMCRCGPDCGNRVVQRGIQYDMCIFKTANGRGWGVRTLQRIYKNAFVMEYLGEVITTEEAERRGVVYDKQGVTYLFDLDYVDDVYTVDAAHYGNISHFVNHSCDPNLQVYNVFIDNLDERLPRIAFFAKRGIKAGEELTFDYKMTADPVDAESSKMDSDFSRAGIERSPIKRIRMECKCGVKNCRKYLF; encoded by the exons ATGGCGCAAATTTTGAAAG ATTGCAGAGTGTCCTGTAAACTTTCATGGGGAGACATTCAGGCTCTGTGCTGCAGAGAGAGGCTAGTCTGCAAGCAGCTGAGTGTGACAAAGAACAACTTTAATGACTATGAGGTGGAGTACCTGTGTAACTACAAAAAATATAAG GGTCGAGAGTTTTTTCTGGTGAAGTGGAAGGGCTATGCAGAGTGCGAGAACACATGGGAGCCTCTCAAAAACCTTAAATGCCCCATACTCTTGCACCAGTTCCGGCAAGACATGAAGACAGCTCTGCTTGAGGCCAACGAACCACTCGATTCAGCATCTCTGAGTGCTCCCATTGTCTCCATCCTCCTCAAGAAAGTTAAACAGCACATAAAGCTTCAGAAATGGGAAGGCCTCATGAACCAGACCTGCAGGCAGAAGGGCCGCATATTCGTCAGTAATGATGTTGACCTGGAAGGACCTCCTAAAGACTTCACCTACATTAATGACAATAAGTTTGGGAAAGGAGTTGAGGTGCACCCAGTGACAGTGGGATGTGAGTGTGAGAACTGCCTCTCTCAGCCTGTTAACGGCTGCTGCCCAGGGCTGATGAGTCATCGCAGGGCATATAATGACAGCAGGCAGGTGAAAGTGATACCTGGTGTGCCCATCTACGAGTGTAACTCTATGTGCCGATGTGGGCCAGACTGTGGGAATAGAGTTGTGCAGAGAGGTATTCAGTATGATATGTGCATTTTCAAAACAGCCAATGGGAGAGGATGGGGTGTGCGGACGCTACAGAGGATTTACAAAAATGCCTTTGTTATGGAGTATCTTGGAGAG GTCATCACCACAGAGGAGGCTGAGAGGAGGGGAGTGGTGTACGATAAACAGGGTGTCACTTATTTGTTTGATCTAGACTACGTGGATGACGTCTACACTGTCGATGCAGCTCATTATGGAAACATATCTCACTTTGTCAACCACAGT TGTGATCCAAACTTGCAggtatataatgtttttattgacaACTTGGATGAGCGACTTCCCAGAATAGCATTCTTTGCGAAACGAGGGATCAAAGCAGGAGAGGAGCTCACCTTTGACTACAAGATGACAG CTGATCCAGTCGATGCAGAGAGCTCAAAAATGGACTCAGACTTCAGTCGAGCAGGAATTGAAAGATCACCCATCAAACGGATCCGTATGGAGTGCAAATGTGGAGTGAAGAACTGCCGGAAATATCTGTTTTAA
- the LOC127424189 gene encoding organic solute transporter subunit alpha-like isoform X2, with the protein MKANNCTFMGGGIPLSSEFFKVFAVLLLALFLEEIGFFLRHVPFPRRRRLSLWILGMYPVFGMMSVVALYVPRSSSLCNFIASLYHSITLLKFMGLIKDFFGGKARMLEALAGEKVSPNPFPCCCCCCLPLFDINKTSVGWMMAAVLQLSVVRTLLFFLTLVLWTDEQYDYGDVDQVNPNMYVNAIIAVSTFLSFYGYLLFYKATKRALPGYSLRAKFICIIVVLVLCGLQSGILETMGALNVIPCTPPFSDLFRSQLIFHYSVIVEMFCISLFAHHTFRKVEPSPEEVDETEDDAIRELCEKAIQTEDELPFAVQLSSHEDEPCHSNQGYSSDSEDSLCKIEHAPLDCFPFPLQHRLQTAASTEKVHTKPPNNSISVELPTITVSAEINHTVKDDVTVV; encoded by the exons ATGAAGGCGAACAACTGTACTTTCATGGGGGGTGGGATCCCTCTGTCATCAGAGTTCTTTAAAG TGTTTGCCGTGCTGCTGCTTGCTCTCTTCTTGGAAGAGATTGGCTTCTTTCTGCGCCATGTTCCCTTTCCACGGCGCAGACGTCTCAGCCTGTGGATCCTGGGAATGTACCCA GTCTTTGGAATGATGTCTGTTGTTGCTCTGTATGTTCCTCGCTCCTCATCTCTTTGCAATTTCATCGCTTCTCT ATATCACTCTATTACACTGTTGAAGTTCATGGGTCTTATCAAAGACTTCTTCGGTGGAAAGGCCCGCATGCTGGAAGCATTAGCAGGGGAGAAGGTGTCTCCAAACCCCTTCccctgttgctgctgctgctgtctgCCTTTATTTGACATCAACAA GACCAGTGTAGGCTGGATGATGGCTGCTGTCCTTCAGCTTTCTGTGGTCAGAACACTGCTGTTCTTCCTCACTCTTGTCCTCTGGACAGATGAACAGTATGACTATGGTGAT GTGGACCAAGTTAACCCCAACATGTATGTCAATGCTATAATTGCTGTTTCCACTTTTCTGTCCTTTTATGGCTACCTGCTGTTTTATAAAGCCACAAAAAGAGCATTGCCTGGATACAGTCTGCGAGCAAAGTTTATTTGCATCATTGTTGTCCTGGTCCTTTGTGGACTACAGAGTGGAATTCTAGAGACCATGGGTGCACTGAATGTCATCCCCTGCACACCTCCCTTCTCTGACCTCTTTCGGTCTCAAT TAATATTCCACTATTCTGTTATTGTGGAGATGTTCTGCATCAGCCTCTTTGCACATCACACATTCCGGAAAGTTGAGCCCTCTCCTGAGGAGGTTGATGAAACAGAAGATGATGCCATAAGAGAGCTCTGTGAGAAGGCGATTCAAACAGAAGACGAGCTGCCATTTGCTGTGCAGCTCTCCTCTCATGAGGACGAGCCATGCCATTCTAACCAAGGATACAGCAGTGACAGCGAAGATAGCCTCTGCAAAATTGAACATGCCCCACTGGACTGTTTCCCCTTCCCCTTACAGCACAGACTGCAAACTGCAGCAAGCACAGAGAAAGTTCATACTAAACCACCTAACAACTCAATTAGTGTGGAGCTGCCAACAATTACTGTCAGTGCAGAGATTAACCATACTGTCAAAGATGATGTTACTGTTGTATAG
- the LOC127424189 gene encoding organic solute transporter subunit alpha-like isoform X1: MKANNCTFMGGGIPLSSEFFKVIKNDLWLFLLPAVFAVLLLALFLEEIGFFLRHVPFPRRRRLSLWILGMYPVFGMMSVVALYVPRSSSLCNFIASLYHSITLLKFMGLIKDFFGGKARMLEALAGEKVSPNPFPCCCCCCLPLFDINKTSVGWMMAAVLQLSVVRTLLFFLTLVLWTDEQYDYGDVDQVNPNMYVNAIIAVSTFLSFYGYLLFYKATKRALPGYSLRAKFICIIVVLVLCGLQSGILETMGALNVIPCTPPFSDLFRSQLIFHYSVIVEMFCISLFAHHTFRKVEPSPEEVDETEDDAIRELCEKAIQTEDELPFAVQLSSHEDEPCHSNQGYSSDSEDSLCKIEHAPLDCFPFPLQHRLQTAASTEKVHTKPPNNSISVELPTITVSAEINHTVKDDVTVV; the protein is encoded by the exons ATGAAGGCGAACAACTGTACTTTCATGGGGGGTGGGATCCCTCTGTCATCAGAGTTCTTTAAAG TGATCAAAAACGATCTTTGGCTGTTCCTCCTTCCTGCAGTGTTTGCCGTGCTGCTGCTTGCTCTCTTCTTGGAAGAGATTGGCTTCTTTCTGCGCCATGTTCCCTTTCCACGGCGCAGACGTCTCAGCCTGTGGATCCTGGGAATGTACCCA GTCTTTGGAATGATGTCTGTTGTTGCTCTGTATGTTCCTCGCTCCTCATCTCTTTGCAATTTCATCGCTTCTCT ATATCACTCTATTACACTGTTGAAGTTCATGGGTCTTATCAAAGACTTCTTCGGTGGAAAGGCCCGCATGCTGGAAGCATTAGCAGGGGAGAAGGTGTCTCCAAACCCCTTCccctgttgctgctgctgctgtctgCCTTTATTTGACATCAACAA GACCAGTGTAGGCTGGATGATGGCTGCTGTCCTTCAGCTTTCTGTGGTCAGAACACTGCTGTTCTTCCTCACTCTTGTCCTCTGGACAGATGAACAGTATGACTATGGTGAT GTGGACCAAGTTAACCCCAACATGTATGTCAATGCTATAATTGCTGTTTCCACTTTTCTGTCCTTTTATGGCTACCTGCTGTTTTATAAAGCCACAAAAAGAGCATTGCCTGGATACAGTCTGCGAGCAAAGTTTATTTGCATCATTGTTGTCCTGGTCCTTTGTGGACTACAGAGTGGAATTCTAGAGACCATGGGTGCACTGAATGTCATCCCCTGCACACCTCCCTTCTCTGACCTCTTTCGGTCTCAAT TAATATTCCACTATTCTGTTATTGTGGAGATGTTCTGCATCAGCCTCTTTGCACATCACACATTCCGGAAAGTTGAGCCCTCTCCTGAGGAGGTTGATGAAACAGAAGATGATGCCATAAGAGAGCTCTGTGAGAAGGCGATTCAAACAGAAGACGAGCTGCCATTTGCTGTGCAGCTCTCCTCTCATGAGGACGAGCCATGCCATTCTAACCAAGGATACAGCAGTGACAGCGAAGATAGCCTCTGCAAAATTGAACATGCCCCACTGGACTGTTTCCCCTTCCCCTTACAGCACAGACTGCAAACTGCAGCAAGCACAGAGAAAGTTCATACTAAACCACCTAACAACTCAATTAGTGTGGAGCTGCCAACAATTACTGTCAGTGCAGAGATTAACCATACTGTCAAAGATGATGTTACTGTTGTATAG
- the LOC127424190 gene encoding microtubule-associated protein RP/EB family member 1-like isoform X2, translating into MAVNVYSTSVTSENLSRHDMLTWINESLQMNHAKIEQLCSGAAYCQFMDMLFPSSVPLKKVKFQAKLEHEYIHNFKLLQASFKKMGVSKIIPVDKLVKGKFQDNFEFVQWFKKFFDANYDGKEYDPVGARQGQDTADKQSPAAATANKPRKVTSAPQRSATAPKSAPKTAPTAMRCAGGGDEDKGALTQMVNDLKATIADMEKERDFYFGKLRNIELICQEKEGEGDPTLQRIMDILYATDEGFVIPENDAGEPEEF; encoded by the exons atggctgtgaacGTGTACTCGACATCAGTGACAAGTGAGAACCTGAGCCGCCATGACATGCTCACATGGATAAACGAGTCTTTACAGATGAACCATGCCAAGATCGAGCAACTGTGCTCAG GTGCTGCGTACTGTCAGTTCATGGACATGTTGTTCCCATCaagtgttccactgaagaaagtcaaatTCCAGGCCAAACTTGAGCACGAATACATTCATAACTTCAAACTCCTTCAAGCCAGCTTCAAGAAGATGGGAGTTAGCAAA ATTATCCCTGTTGACAAGCTTGTGAAAGGCAAGTTCCAGGATAACTTTGAGTTTGTGCAGTGGTTTAAGAAGTTCTTTGATGCAAACTATGATGGGAAAGAATATGACCCGGTTGGAGCACGGCAGGGACAAGATACAGCCGACAAACAGAGTCCAGCGGCAGCCACAGCCAACAAGCCAAGGAAAGTCACCTCAG CTCCACAGCGTTCAGCCACAGCACCCAAGTCTGCACCAAAGACAGCTCCAACTGCAATGCGCTGTGCAGGAGGTGGGGATGAAGACAAAGGAGCACTTACTCAGATG GTAAATGACCTGAAGGCCACCATTGCAGACATGGAGAAGGAAAGGGATTTCTATTTCGGCAAACTCAGAAACATTGAGCTCATCTGCCAAGAGAAGGAGGGTGAGGGTGACCCAACACTTCAAAGGATCATGGATATTCTGTACGCCACAGAT GAAGGTTTTGTAATTCCGGAGAATGATGCAGGTGAACCGGAAGAGTTTTGA
- the LOC127424189 gene encoding organic solute transporter subunit alpha-like isoform X3 yields the protein MYPVFGMMSVVALYVPRSSSLCNFIASLYHSITLLKFMGLIKDFFGGKARMLEALAGEKVSPNPFPCCCCCCLPLFDINKTSVGWMMAAVLQLSVVRTLLFFLTLVLWTDEQYDYGDVDQVNPNMYVNAIIAVSTFLSFYGYLLFYKATKRALPGYSLRAKFICIIVVLVLCGLQSGILETMGALNVIPCTPPFSDLFRSQLIFHYSVIVEMFCISLFAHHTFRKVEPSPEEVDETEDDAIRELCEKAIQTEDELPFAVQLSSHEDEPCHSNQGYSSDSEDSLCKIEHAPLDCFPFPLQHRLQTAASTEKVHTKPPNNSISVELPTITVSAEINHTVKDDVTVV from the exons ATGTACCCA GTCTTTGGAATGATGTCTGTTGTTGCTCTGTATGTTCCTCGCTCCTCATCTCTTTGCAATTTCATCGCTTCTCT ATATCACTCTATTACACTGTTGAAGTTCATGGGTCTTATCAAAGACTTCTTCGGTGGAAAGGCCCGCATGCTGGAAGCATTAGCAGGGGAGAAGGTGTCTCCAAACCCCTTCccctgttgctgctgctgctgtctgCCTTTATTTGACATCAACAA GACCAGTGTAGGCTGGATGATGGCTGCTGTCCTTCAGCTTTCTGTGGTCAGAACACTGCTGTTCTTCCTCACTCTTGTCCTCTGGACAGATGAACAGTATGACTATGGTGAT GTGGACCAAGTTAACCCCAACATGTATGTCAATGCTATAATTGCTGTTTCCACTTTTCTGTCCTTTTATGGCTACCTGCTGTTTTATAAAGCCACAAAAAGAGCATTGCCTGGATACAGTCTGCGAGCAAAGTTTATTTGCATCATTGTTGTCCTGGTCCTTTGTGGACTACAGAGTGGAATTCTAGAGACCATGGGTGCACTGAATGTCATCCCCTGCACACCTCCCTTCTCTGACCTCTTTCGGTCTCAAT TAATATTCCACTATTCTGTTATTGTGGAGATGTTCTGCATCAGCCTCTTTGCACATCACACATTCCGGAAAGTTGAGCCCTCTCCTGAGGAGGTTGATGAAACAGAAGATGATGCCATAAGAGAGCTCTGTGAGAAGGCGATTCAAACAGAAGACGAGCTGCCATTTGCTGTGCAGCTCTCCTCTCATGAGGACGAGCCATGCCATTCTAACCAAGGATACAGCAGTGACAGCGAAGATAGCCTCTGCAAAATTGAACATGCCCCACTGGACTGTTTCCCCTTCCCCTTACAGCACAGACTGCAAACTGCAGCAAGCACAGAGAAAGTTCATACTAAACCACCTAACAACTCAATTAGTGTGGAGCTGCCAACAATTACTGTCAGTGCAGAGATTAACCATACTGTCAAAGATGATGTTACTGTTGTATAG